The following proteins come from a genomic window of Polyangiaceae bacterium:
- a CDS encoding D-alanine--D-alanine ligase, with amino-acid sequence MKVAVIAGGPSTEANVSRTSARGVCAALLEAGHEADVIELDRELAVGLTAKDWDVVFPVTHGPLGEDGCLQGLLEVLDLPYVGSGVLASAIAASKPHAKTFFAKAGLPLAEDAHVQRGEDLAARAVELRNALGGGLVVKPASGGSAIATTRVRADDDDAQLVAALAQALDVDRVALVEQFIVGKEVTCGVLENEEGEPQALPPTLILSKAAEWYDFKSRYAAGGSEHQCPAPLDPALTKRVQQIAVAAHRAVGARDLCRADFVVGDAGPVLLEVNTLPGMTATSLYPEAAGVAGVAFPVLCDRLVRRAAARGLRERPTELDMP; translated from the coding sequence ATGAAGGTTGCCGTCATTGCGGGAGGGCCGAGCACCGAGGCCAACGTGAGCCGCACCTCGGCCCGCGGCGTGTGTGCCGCGCTGTTGGAGGCGGGACACGAGGCCGACGTCATCGAGCTCGATCGCGAGCTCGCCGTGGGCCTCACGGCGAAGGACTGGGACGTGGTCTTCCCCGTGACCCACGGGCCACTGGGTGAGGACGGTTGTCTGCAGGGGCTGCTGGAAGTGCTGGACCTCCCGTACGTGGGCTCCGGTGTGCTGGCCAGCGCCATCGCGGCGTCCAAGCCCCACGCCAAGACCTTCTTCGCCAAGGCTGGACTCCCGCTGGCCGAGGACGCCCACGTGCAGCGGGGCGAAGATCTCGCGGCGCGCGCGGTGGAGCTGCGCAATGCGCTTGGCGGTGGACTCGTGGTGAAGCCCGCCTCGGGCGGCTCCGCCATCGCCACCACACGGGTGCGGGCCGACGACGACGACGCGCAGCTGGTCGCTGCCCTGGCCCAAGCATTGGACGTGGACCGAGTGGCGCTGGTGGAGCAATTCATCGTGGGCAAGGAAGTCACCTGCGGCGTGCTCGAGAACGAGGAGGGCGAGCCCCAGGCGTTGCCCCCGACGCTGATCTTGTCGAAGGCTGCGGAGTGGTACGATTTCAAGTCGCGCTACGCCGCGGGGGGCAGCGAGCATCAGTGCCCGGCGCCGCTCGACCCGGCGCTCACGAAGCGCGTGCAGCAGATCGCCGTCGCCGCTCATCGTGCAGTGGGTGCTCGCGATCTGTGTCGTGCGGATTTCGTGGTCGGCGACGCGGGGCCGGTGCTCTTGGAGGTGAACACGCTGCCCGGCATGACGGCGACGAGCCTGTATCCGGAAGCGGCGGGCGTCGCCGGCGTTGCGTTCCCGGTGCTGTGCGACCGACTCGTGCGGCGTGCCGCCGCGCGTGGGCTCCGGGAGCGGCCCACCGAGCTGGACATGCCCTGA
- a CDS encoding FHA domain-containing protein, giving the protein MARYRLRFLLQEIDLPPGDTVIGRSASCHVTIEDPLVSRQHARLRVQPGTVTIEDLGSRNGLMVNGRSIGGLVELRDGDRIRIGTQELVFCAVRAQSRPGVGPGSRPAGFMCHCASCGLPYPAELVQCPACGSHERMDEDTISGVVGESEKNWTLELLVDVLQKAVGLERWDDVERMLTRSKANVEERLAGSKGIDREHLDRLAHAAAALAAARKEAEWGQWVLSVHASLGLVPQQEVTARLSTLPPGVRASLAQEASRVLQSVDASQSDPTDLARVERLSVPPGGSGG; this is encoded by the coding sequence GTGGCTCGCTACCGCCTCCGTTTTCTCCTGCAGGAGATCGATCTCCCCCCCGGCGACACCGTCATCGGTCGTAGTGCGTCCTGTCACGTCACGATCGAGGATCCGCTGGTGTCGCGACAGCACGCGCGCTTGAGGGTGCAGCCGGGCACGGTGACCATCGAGGATCTCGGATCGCGCAACGGCTTGATGGTGAACGGCCGCTCGATCGGCGGGTTGGTGGAGCTCCGCGACGGCGATCGCATTCGCATCGGCACTCAGGAGCTGGTGTTCTGTGCGGTGCGCGCTCAGTCCCGCCCCGGCGTGGGTCCCGGCTCGCGGCCCGCGGGGTTCATGTGCCACTGCGCCTCCTGCGGCCTGCCATATCCCGCGGAGCTGGTCCAGTGTCCGGCCTGCGGTTCCCACGAGCGAATGGACGAGGACACCATCAGCGGAGTGGTGGGAGAGTCCGAGAAGAACTGGACCCTGGAGCTCTTGGTGGACGTGCTGCAGAAGGCCGTGGGTCTCGAGCGCTGGGACGACGTGGAGCGCATGCTCACGCGCTCCAAGGCCAACGTGGAAGAGCGTTTGGCCGGCTCCAAGGGCATCGATCGCGAGCATCTGGACCGCCTGGCCCACGCCGCGGCGGCCCTGGCTGCCGCGCGCAAGGAGGCGGAGTGGGGTCAGTGGGTGCTCTCGGTGCACGCGAGCCTCGGCCTCGTGCCGCAGCAAGAGGTCACGGCGCGTCTGTCCACGCTGCCGCCCGGCGTGCGGGCATCGCTGGCACAGGAAGCATCGCGCGTACTGCAGAGCGTCGACGCGAGCCAGAGCGACCCGACGGACTTGGCGCGCGTGGAACGGCTCAGCGTGCCTCCCGGCGGAAGTGGCGGATGA
- the purD gene encoding phosphoribosylamine--glycine ligase, which yields MPYDSPVTRKVMVVGSGGREHALALALLDSPSVDEVVVCPGNAGTEGGGLRNAVGTPLGVAQAEAPALVVVGPEAPLCEGLVDDLAGRGILAFGPSREAARLEGSKSFMKSFAKRHGLPTARHIVLERVEDVAGAAREFALPPVVKADGLCAGKGVVVSQTHDEAIEAARGMLSGQSFGEAGLRVVMEERLEGVEASVHAICDGERALVLPAAQDHKRIGDGDTGPNTGGMGSYAPTPLVSPALMDRVREQIVLPAVRGMAADGHPYRGALFAGLMISPSGEPRLLEFNVRFGDPETQVLMAILRGDLAEALASAARGHLDETQVSITDEHAVCVVLAAAGYPGTPRRGDAITGVERAEQVPGVRVIHAGTARFDGALRTAGGRVLGVTARGDSLAQAHERAYLAADAIEFEGKQLRRDIAARALG from the coding sequence ATGCCCTACGATTCGCCGGTGACGCGCAAGGTAATGGTTGTGGGCTCGGGGGGCCGCGAGCATGCGCTCGCGCTCGCGCTCTTGGACTCGCCTTCGGTGGACGAGGTCGTGGTGTGTCCCGGCAACGCGGGTACCGAGGGCGGAGGGCTGCGCAATGCAGTGGGCACCCCGCTCGGCGTTGCTCAGGCGGAAGCTCCGGCTCTCGTCGTGGTCGGCCCGGAGGCGCCACTGTGCGAAGGCCTCGTCGATGATCTCGCGGGTCGAGGCATCTTGGCCTTCGGTCCCAGTCGTGAGGCCGCGCGCCTGGAGGGCTCGAAGAGCTTCATGAAGTCCTTCGCGAAGCGCCACGGTCTGCCCACGGCACGGCACATCGTGCTGGAGCGCGTGGAAGACGTGGCCGGCGCGGCCCGCGAGTTCGCGCTGCCTCCCGTGGTGAAAGCGGATGGACTGTGCGCCGGCAAGGGCGTGGTCGTGTCCCAGACTCACGACGAAGCCATCGAAGCGGCGCGGGGCATGCTCTCGGGACAGAGCTTCGGCGAGGCCGGCCTTCGCGTCGTGATGGAGGAGCGCCTCGAAGGCGTGGAGGCCAGCGTTCACGCCATCTGCGACGGCGAGCGAGCGCTGGTGTTGCCCGCGGCGCAGGATCACAAGCGTATCGGCGACGGCGACACGGGTCCGAACACCGGCGGCATGGGCAGCTATGCCCCCACGCCCCTCGTCTCGCCGGCGTTGATGGATCGCGTCCGCGAGCAGATCGTGCTTCCTGCGGTGCGCGGGATGGCCGCGGACGGCCATCCCTACCGGGGAGCGCTGTTTGCCGGGTTGATGATCTCGCCCTCGGGGGAGCCGCGGCTCTTGGAGTTCAACGTCCGCTTCGGGGATCCCGAGACCCAGGTGCTGATGGCCATCCTGCGCGGGGACCTGGCCGAGGCCCTCGCCTCCGCCGCCCGCGGCCATCTGGACGAGACCCAGGTGTCCATCACGGACGAGCACGCGGTGTGCGTCGTGCTCGCCGCCGCGGGCTACCCTGGGACGCCGCGTCGTGGCGACGCGATCACCGGCGTGGAACGCGCCGAGCAGGTGCCCGGCGTACGCGTCATCCACGCCGGTACGGCGCGCTTCGACGGCGCGCTGCGCACGGCCGGCGGCCGCGTGCTCGGCGTCACCGCGCGGGGCGACAGCTTGGCTCAGGCGCACGAGCGCGCCTACCTCGCCGCGGATGCCATCGAGTTCGAGGGCAAGCAGCTTCGCCGCGACATCGCCGCCCGCGCGTTGGGCTGA
- a CDS encoding FHA domain-containing protein encodes MSYRLRYQQHDLDLTDGQFVIGRAATCQISLDDPMVSRNHAKLTVKGERVTVEDLGSRNGIRVNGQQVTGQRQLSVGDIVGVGSQDLLLLGPRETNTGPAVSRGAETHRLDRFAVIGGLADKALALGRGAEAERILDTLLKDVLDDVREGHGTTSGPQAAAYAVRLAQATNKGAWVNYVLELYQRLGEPLPADVVDELYRVMRRVQGVDVALLRSYLLDLRARSAGLGPADRFLVSRLEGLERLASLR; translated from the coding sequence ATGAGCTATCGGCTGCGGTACCAGCAGCACGACCTCGATCTCACGGACGGTCAGTTCGTGATTGGGCGAGCGGCTACCTGTCAGATCTCCCTGGACGACCCCATGGTCTCCCGAAATCACGCGAAGCTCACCGTGAAGGGAGAGCGGGTCACGGTGGAGGATCTGGGCAGTCGCAACGGCATTCGCGTCAACGGCCAGCAAGTCACCGGTCAGCGGCAGTTGTCCGTGGGGGACATCGTCGGCGTCGGCAGTCAGGATCTGCTGCTGCTCGGACCGCGAGAGACCAACACTGGCCCCGCGGTGAGTCGGGGCGCCGAGACCCATCGCTTGGATCGCTTCGCGGTCATTGGCGGCCTCGCGGACAAGGCGCTCGCCCTCGGCCGCGGCGCGGAGGCGGAGCGCATCCTCGACACGCTCTTGAAGGACGTGCTCGACGACGTGCGTGAAGGGCACGGCACCACCAGCGGACCGCAAGCTGCCGCGTACGCCGTGCGGCTGGCGCAGGCCACCAACAAGGGCGCCTGGGTCAACTACGTTCTCGAACTCTACCAGCGCTTGGGCGAACCGTTGCCCGCGGACGTCGTGGACGAGCTGTACCGCGTGATGCGTCGCGTCCAAGGCGTGGACGTGGCGCTGCTCAGGTCCTACCTGCTCGACTTGCGCGCCCGAAGCGCGGGGCTTGGGCCCGCCGACCGCTTTCTGGTCTCGCGGTTGGAGGGGCTGGAGCGCCTCGCCTCACTCAGATAG
- a CDS encoding DUF1015 domain-containing protein yields MADVAPLDPLRYDPALYPRVLAPPYDVIDAAMRREIAARHPHNVVHLDLPEGEGDARYENARRLFDAWRGEGVLRREGAPAFWRYAQTFDPPGGGTRLTRRGFFALVRAVPFSDGVVMPHERTLTGPKLDRLKLSRATRATLSPQFMLYSDPEHRLEADLDGGEALADFSTDDGVRHQLWRVSDAAAVQRIRAALGEARLLIADGHHRYETAVGLAREIDEEARAAGVESPRGEHLYTPALLANGDDPSLVVFPTHRLIHSLPSFDFETLVTRAGQLFVVRPVTGDARALRAELARAPRPSLCAVAKGGRAVLLTLRTDVDLSAHPVLGKRPEVLRQTAVALLHDGVLEHLLGITPEAQAAKTNIRYLQAARDGVDALEADRGQVLFLMNGTPVSVVRRVAEAGEVMPQKSTFFHPKVPTGLFFHTLDPRRTVP; encoded by the coding sequence ATGGCCGACGTCGCTCCCCTCGATCCCCTCCGTTACGACCCCGCGCTCTACCCGCGGGTGCTGGCTCCGCCCTACGACGTGATCGACGCGGCGATGCGACGAGAAATTGCCGCTCGCCATCCACACAACGTGGTGCACCTCGATCTGCCGGAGGGCGAAGGCGACGCGCGCTATGAGAATGCTCGGCGCCTGTTCGACGCCTGGCGCGGCGAGGGGGTGCTGCGCCGAGAAGGCGCGCCGGCGTTCTGGCGCTACGCGCAAACCTTCGATCCGCCCGGCGGCGGCACCCGGCTCACGCGTCGCGGCTTCTTCGCGCTGGTGCGCGCCGTACCCTTCTCCGACGGCGTGGTGATGCCGCACGAGCGCACCCTCACCGGGCCCAAGCTCGATCGTCTGAAGCTGTCCCGCGCCACCCGCGCCACGCTCTCGCCCCAGTTCATGCTGTACTCGGATCCCGAGCATCGGCTGGAGGCGGATCTGGATGGGGGCGAGGCGTTGGCGGATTTCTCGACGGACGACGGCGTGCGCCACCAGCTCTGGCGCGTGAGCGACGCCGCGGCGGTGCAGCGGATCCGCGCGGCCCTCGGCGAGGCGAGGCTCCTGATCGCGGATGGACACCATCGCTACGAAACCGCCGTGGGCCTGGCCCGTGAAATCGACGAGGAAGCCCGCGCTGCCGGCGTGGAAAGCCCTCGCGGTGAGCATCTGTACACCCCCGCGCTGCTGGCCAACGGCGACGACCCGAGCTTGGTGGTGTTCCCCACGCATCGGTTGATCCACTCCCTGCCGAGCTTCGATTTCGAGACGCTGGTGACGCGTGCCGGGCAGCTCTTCGTCGTGCGCCCGGTGACTGGCGACGCGCGCGCCCTCCGGGCGGAGCTCGCGCGCGCGCCGCGCCCGTCGCTATGCGCCGTGGCCAAGGGGGGACGCGCAGTGTTGCTCACGCTGCGGACGGACGTGGACCTGTCGGCGCATCCGGTGCTCGGCAAGCGCCCGGAGGTGCTGCGCCAGACCGCCGTGGCGCTGCTCCACGACGGCGTGCTCGAGCACCTCTTGGGCATCACCCCGGAGGCCCAGGCCGCCAAGACGAACATCCGCTATTTGCAAGCCGCGCGGGATGGTGTGGACGCCCTCGAGGCGGACCGCGGCCAGGTGCTGTTCCTGATGAACGGGACGCCCGTGAGCGTCGTGCGTCGCGTCGCCGAAGCCGGCGAAGTGATGCCGCAGAAGTCGACGTTCTTTCATCCGAAAGTGCCGACCGGGCTGTTCTTCCACACGCTGGATCCGCGCCGCACCGTGCCGTGA
- a CDS encoding DUF721 domain-containing protein translates to MAKPPTTPDGKRRRKPRSAPRGEGPALVGALLSDAEAASAERAGIGVRPDTWRSVVGERIARSATPGRIYKKTLTVRVASAVWAQELSFLADDLLARLRKAGVDVSELRFRVAPREPTAKEPPRPKPGPRVPLPQELEARLAQIDDPDLRNMIAEAAQSSLAVKRGATSKRPAARGPRSAAPRSDPRGSAPATRSADRRRKP, encoded by the coding sequence ATGGCGAAACCGCCGACAACGCCCGACGGCAAGCGGCGCCGAAAGCCGCGCTCCGCGCCCCGCGGCGAGGGGCCCGCGCTGGTGGGCGCGCTGCTCTCGGACGCGGAGGCGGCGTCCGCGGAGCGCGCGGGCATCGGCGTGCGCCCCGACACCTGGCGCAGCGTGGTGGGTGAGCGCATCGCTCGGAGTGCGACGCCGGGGCGGATCTACAAGAAGACGCTCACGGTGCGGGTGGCGTCGGCGGTCTGGGCACAGGAGCTCTCGTTCCTGGCGGACGACCTCTTGGCGCGACTTCGCAAGGCCGGCGTGGACGTCAGCGAGCTGCGCTTCAGGGTGGCGCCGCGGGAGCCGACCGCGAAGGAGCCCCCGCGGCCCAAGCCCGGACCTCGGGTACCGCTGCCGCAAGAGCTCGAAGCACGGCTGGCGCAGATCGACGATCCCGATCTGCGAAACATGATCGCAGAAGCGGCGCAGAGCTCCCTGGCCGTGAAGCGGGGCGCTACTTCGAAGCGGCCAGCCGCTCGAGGCCCTCGATCCGCTGCGCCAAGAAGCGATCCGCGGGGCTCAGCCCCGGCGACACGCTCCGCAGATCGGCGACGTAAGCCCTGA
- a CDS encoding FHA domain-containing protein → MGRSTGAQLILDDALVSRRHAQFVVTDSSIRVEDLGSANGLFVNGERVNGFRTLVAGDCVVVGKQELVVGASVNSDRPSDGARFTADTLVGMEPIPRDSDSESTHQGDALELLGGVADKVLALGRGEEAERILASYLKNLMETVRRAGVPPAVADKAVGYAVKLGAATNKGEWLDYAFEMYTLLHRPLPASVVDELFTVLRHVRGVSLPKLRAYVADLRSVSPGLSPADRFLAQRIEGLERLAASK, encoded by the coding sequence GTGGGGCGCAGCACGGGTGCGCAGCTGATCTTGGACGATGCGCTGGTGTCGCGGCGCCACGCTCAATTCGTGGTCACCGATTCCAGCATTCGCGTGGAGGATCTCGGCAGCGCCAACGGCCTGTTCGTCAACGGCGAGCGCGTGAACGGCTTCCGAACCTTGGTGGCGGGGGACTGCGTGGTGGTGGGCAAGCAGGAGCTGGTCGTCGGCGCCAGCGTGAACAGCGATCGCCCATCGGACGGCGCGCGCTTCACGGCCGACACCCTGGTGGGCATGGAGCCCATCCCGCGAGACTCGGATTCGGAGTCGACGCACCAGGGGGACGCCTTGGAGCTGCTCGGCGGCGTTGCGGACAAGGTGCTGGCCCTCGGTCGCGGAGAAGAAGCCGAGCGCATCTTGGCGTCCTACCTGAAGAACCTGATGGAGACGGTGCGGCGTGCCGGTGTGCCCCCCGCCGTGGCGGACAAGGCCGTCGGCTATGCGGTGAAGCTCGGAGCAGCGACCAACAAGGGGGAGTGGCTCGACTACGCCTTCGAGATGTACACGCTCTTGCATCGGCCGCTGCCGGCGAGCGTGGTCGACGAGCTGTTCACGGTCCTGCGCCACGTTCGCGGCGTGAGCTTGCCCAAGCTCAGGGCTTACGTCGCCGATCTGCGGAGCGTGTCGCCGGGGCTGAGCCCCGCGGATCGCTTCTTGGCGCAGCGGATCGAGGGCCTCGAGCGGCTGGCCGCTTCGAAGTAG
- a CDS encoding phosphoglycerate dehydrogenase, whose protein sequence is MRTDRPLKILVSDTLRREGLEVLDRAEGFEIDYRPGLGEEDLARAIPPYDGLIIRSASRVTARVIEAGANLRVIGRAGIGVDNVDVPAASRRGIVVMNTPTGNAVTTAEHALALLLSVARKVPRADASMKDGRWDKKELQGRELGGKTLGIIGLGTIGRLVAERAKGLRMSVIAYDPAVSLDRALGLGISLVSLESLYKRSDAITVHTPLTHETRGMVGDAAIAKMKPGVLLVNTARGGIFDEQALLRGLSSGRIGGVGIDVYTEEPPGKSPLVMHENVVATPHLGASTLEAQRRIAVEIAQQVTDYLQSGTVVSSVNVPSVPREVAPVLGPYLGLARRLGQFLAQAEEFEPAAIALELQGEAAELSGAPMVASAVAGLLGKYLEEPINPVSAPTLAEDRGIDVTEKKSTHKSEFSTMLILTVTANGGGQFVVSGTLASDRSPRLVHWGSHELDADLEGSILAMKNGDRPGVVGAVGGLLGELGINISRIQMGRAVASGEAASLWSLDTNLSADVMQKLRALPDVLSAHCVYVR, encoded by the coding sequence ATGAGAACCGACAGACCTCTGAAGATCCTCGTCAGCGACACCCTTCGCCGCGAGGGGCTGGAGGTCTTGGACCGCGCGGAAGGTTTCGAGATCGACTACCGGCCCGGGCTGGGTGAAGAAGACCTGGCCCGGGCGATCCCGCCCTATGACGGTCTCATCATCCGCAGCGCCTCCCGCGTCACGGCCCGGGTGATCGAAGCGGGGGCGAACCTCAGGGTGATCGGCCGAGCGGGCATCGGCGTGGACAACGTGGACGTTCCGGCGGCGAGCCGCCGCGGCATCGTGGTGATGAACACGCCCACGGGCAACGCCGTCACCACTGCGGAGCACGCGCTGGCGCTGTTACTCTCGGTGGCGCGTAAGGTCCCCCGAGCGGACGCGTCCATGAAGGATGGGCGCTGGGACAAGAAGGAGCTCCAGGGGCGGGAGCTGGGTGGCAAGACGCTGGGCATCATCGGGCTCGGCACTATCGGGAGGCTGGTGGCGGAGCGCGCCAAGGGGCTGCGCATGAGCGTCATCGCGTACGACCCCGCGGTGAGCCTGGACCGCGCGTTGGGACTCGGCATCTCCTTGGTGAGCTTGGAGAGCTTGTACAAGCGTTCCGACGCCATCACCGTGCACACGCCCCTGACACACGAAACTCGCGGCATGGTTGGGGACGCCGCCATCGCCAAGATGAAGCCCGGGGTGCTGCTGGTGAACACGGCGCGGGGTGGCATCTTCGACGAGCAGGCGCTGCTCCGCGGCCTCTCGTCCGGACGCATCGGTGGCGTGGGCATCGACGTGTACACCGAGGAACCTCCGGGGAAGTCGCCGTTGGTGATGCACGAGAACGTGGTCGCTACGCCGCACCTGGGCGCCTCCACACTGGAGGCCCAGCGCCGCATCGCCGTGGAGATCGCGCAACAGGTCACGGACTACCTGCAGAGCGGGACCGTGGTCAGCTCGGTGAACGTTCCCAGCGTGCCGCGAGAAGTGGCGCCGGTGTTGGGGCCGTATCTCGGACTGGCACGGCGCCTGGGGCAGTTCTTGGCGCAGGCCGAGGAGTTCGAGCCCGCGGCGATCGCCCTCGAGCTCCAGGGCGAGGCGGCGGAGCTGTCCGGCGCGCCCATGGTGGCGTCCGCGGTGGCGGGCCTGCTCGGAAAGTACCTGGAAGAGCCCATCAACCCGGTGAGCGCGCCGACGCTGGCGGAAGATCGCGGCATCGACGTCACGGAGAAGAAGAGCACTCACAAGAGCGAGTTCTCCACCATGTTGATCCTGACCGTCACCGCCAACGGTGGGGGTCAGTTCGTGGTGTCGGGAACGCTGGCGTCGGACCGCAGCCCGCGACTCGTGCACTGGGGCAGCCACGAGCTGGACGCGGATCTCGAGGGCAGCATCCTGGCGATGAAGAACGGTGATCGGCCGGGCGTAGTGGGCGCCGTCGGTGGGCTCTTGGGCGAGCTCGGCATCAACATCTCTCGCATCCAAATGGGGCGCGCGGTGGCGTCGGGCGAAGCGGCTTCCCTGTGGTCGCTGGACACCAACTTGTCAGCGGACGTGATGCAAAAGCTCCGCGCACTGCCCGACGTGCTGTCCGCCCACTGCGTGTACGTGCGCTGA
- the serC gene encoding 3-phosphoserine/phosphohydroxythreonine transaminase — protein MARVKNFNAGPATLPLAALERAHRELLDIDGTGMSIMEHSHRGKTYDAVHAEALSLVRELLAVPEDYHVLLLQGGASQQFAMVPMNLLPEGKSADYVVTGSWSKKAVKEAKAVGQVNIAASTEKDGKFVRIPKQSELSLSDDAAYVHITTNNTIAGTQWHELPDTGKVPLVADMSSDIMWKPTDVSKFGLIYAGAQKNLGPSGVTLVIAKKDLVAGANEKLPAIFQYRTHADANSLYNTPPTFGIYILRNVLAVVKQAGGLSAMEKHNREKAKVLYDAIDARADFYRCPVEKDSRSVMNVVFNLPTPELEAEFIAEAQKQGMVGLKGHRSVGGVRASIYNAADKAWLEALAGFMKTFKA, from the coding sequence ATGGCGCGAGTGAAGAACTTCAATGCGGGTCCGGCGACGCTGCCCCTGGCTGCTCTGGAGCGAGCGCACCGGGAGCTGCTCGACATCGACGGCACCGGAATGAGCATCATGGAGCACAGCCATCGCGGGAAGACCTACGATGCCGTGCACGCCGAAGCGCTGTCGCTGGTGCGCGAGCTGCTCGCGGTTCCGGAGGACTATCACGTGCTGCTGCTCCAGGGCGGTGCGAGTCAGCAGTTCGCCATGGTGCCGATGAACCTCCTGCCCGAGGGCAAGAGCGCGGATTACGTGGTCACTGGCTCGTGGTCCAAGAAGGCGGTGAAGGAAGCCAAGGCGGTGGGTCAGGTCAACATCGCCGCCAGCACCGAGAAGGACGGCAAGTTCGTTCGCATCCCGAAGCAGAGCGAGCTTTCTTTGAGTGACGACGCCGCCTACGTGCACATCACCACCAACAACACCATCGCCGGCACGCAGTGGCACGAGCTGCCCGACACCGGCAAGGTGCCGCTGGTGGCGGACATGTCGAGCGACATCATGTGGAAGCCCACGGACGTGTCGAAGTTCGGTCTGATCTACGCCGGCGCCCAGAAGAACCTGGGGCCCAGCGGCGTTACGCTGGTGATCGCCAAGAAGGACCTGGTGGCGGGCGCCAACGAGAAACTGCCGGCCATCTTCCAGTACCGCACCCACGCGGACGCCAACTCGCTGTACAACACCCCGCCCACCTTCGGCATCTACATCTTGCGCAACGTGCTCGCCGTGGTGAAGCAGGCGGGTGGGCTTTCGGCGATGGAGAAGCACAACCGCGAGAAAGCCAAGGTGCTGTACGACGCCATCGACGCCCGCGCGGATTTCTATCGCTGCCCGGTGGAGAAGGACAGCCGCAGCGTGATGAACGTCGTGTTCAACCTGCCCACCCCGGAGCTCGAAGCGGAGTTCATCGCTGAAGCGCAGAAGCAGGGCATGGTAGGCCTCAAAGGACACCGTTCAGTTGGTGGTGTTCGCGCGTCCATCTACAATGCTGCGGACAAAGCGTGGCTCGAAGCCCTCGCTGGCTTCATGAAGACGTTCAAGGCATGA
- a CDS encoding tetratricopeptide repeat protein, with amino-acid sequence MRRGLTAAVLLAASAWATAATAQPSVWDVAKDPRRARAYQALVGVERMVMRAERSGFDVTMQRNFTRAALAMLELAGGDRLPDPRLGFLLGDLLVDSSVGRDREALEVLKKAVAQDPTSPMAARAWFDIAIASARQGNPGAERSAYDEALKTAWETDFRANVLMNRGESRMVLGDLKGAVADYKQAIRLSQRPELSSLAYYGLGIALERAGDLPSGLDAMRMARAVQIPGLGSTLDLPSVFFVPAFDIHYYKALSAMSAERDAKEPVRKAELLTEAIEHWKAYLAEAVPAKHRWVQNAKLHLAANEKKLEKLSAKLPKKPRSRRPR; translated from the coding sequence GTGCGGCGGGGCCTGACAGCGGCGGTGCTGCTCGCGGCCTCGGCGTGGGCAACCGCCGCCACTGCCCAACCTTCGGTGTGGGACGTCGCCAAGGATCCCCGGCGGGCCCGCGCCTACCAGGCGCTGGTCGGTGTCGAGCGCATGGTGATGCGGGCGGAGCGCAGCGGCTTCGACGTGACCATGCAACGGAACTTCACGCGTGCGGCCCTGGCCATGCTGGAGCTTGCCGGCGGAGATCGCTTGCCGGATCCGCGGCTCGGGTTCTTGCTCGGCGACTTGCTGGTCGACTCGTCCGTGGGGCGCGACCGCGAAGCGCTGGAGGTGTTGAAGAAGGCGGTCGCTCAAGATCCGACCTCACCGATGGCGGCCCGCGCGTGGTTCGACATCGCCATCGCCTCGGCGCGACAAGGAAATCCCGGCGCGGAGCGGAGCGCCTACGACGAGGCGCTGAAGACCGCTTGGGAGACGGACTTTCGCGCCAACGTGCTGATGAACCGCGGCGAGTCCCGCATGGTGCTCGGCGATTTGAAGGGCGCCGTGGCGGACTACAAGCAAGCCATCCGGCTGAGCCAACGGCCGGAGCTGTCGAGCCTCGCGTATTACGGACTCGGCATCGCCCTCGAGCGCGCCGGGGATCTGCCCTCCGGGCTCGACGCCATGCGCATGGCGCGGGCGGTGCAGATACCCGGTCTTGGTAGCACCTTGGACTTGCCGAGCGTGTTCTTCGTACCTGCCTTCGACATCCACTACTACAAGGCGCTGTCCGCCATGAGCGCCGAGCGGGATGCGAAGGAGCCCGTGCGCAAGGCGGAGCTCTTGACGGAAGCCATCGAACACTGGAAGGCGTACCTGGCGGAGGCGGTGCCTGCCAAACACCGCTGGGTCCAGAACGCCAAGCTGCACCTGGCGGCCAACGAGAAGAAGCTCGAGAAGCTCAGCGCCAAGCTGCCGAAGAAGCCGCGCTCACGCCGCCCGCGGTAG